Part of the Flavobacterium sp. MDT1-60 genome, CAAAATTAAAGAACATGCGTATGATAGTTGGAGGTGATGACCCAGTTGATACGAATCATAAAGCTGGGGGTTCTACCGCACAATGCTAATAAGCATTTAAAAAAATTAAACACCTCTATAAAAGATATAGCATAAATTAATCTTTTATAGGGGTAATTAAATATAATTCCTAAAATGAAAACATTTTATCTTTTCTCTTTTCTAATTATCATTTTTATAGGATGTAAGTCCGCCAATCAACCAAATACCGTTTTGGAATCATCTCCTGTAACAGAAGCTAATGATGCATGGTATCAAAAGGATTTCCACCAAGATAATGTGCCTGGTATTTCTTTAGACAAGTGGTATTTTCAAAACAAAAAGAAAGCAAAAAATAAAAATATTATTGTTGCCGTAATTGACACGCAAATTGATTTAAATCATGAAGATTTACAAGGAATAATCTGGAAAAATCTAAAAGAGATTCCTGATAATGGTATCGATGATGACCATAATGGCTATATAGATGATTGTAACGGCTGGAGTTTTACCGGAACAAAAAGCGGTGCCTATGTGGTATGGAACCAATATGAGTATGTTCGTATCGTACAAGAATGGGGCAAATTATTTAAAGACAAAAATGAGTCTCAAATAGATCCTAAAGATTTATATAAATACAAAGAATATCAAAGAGCATTAAAAACATTCGAACAAAAAAATAAATACTACACCAATTGGCTGAAATCATTGAGACACGCTGTTTCAATTTATCCTGTAGTAAAAGACACTTTAAAATATTTTTTCCCAAAAGAAAATTATACATATAAACAATTAGACAGTATGTATAAAAAATACAAGATTAATGATAAAAAATATCGTCAGATGCGGGATGACAATGATAAAGATCTTGGCGCACTTATATATTATATGATGGTTTGTCTTGAAGTTGATGAAAAAACTTATGATGAGGTAAAAGACAGAGAAACTCAGCTTGATTCTGTTGTTAATAAAAATTTGAATGTAAATTACAATGAGCGACTTTCGATAGGTGATAACCCAAGCGTTCTTGAAACAGGATACGGCAATAATAAAGTTTGTAATACCGTAAAAGGTATTAGAACCATTCAAGATCATAATACAATGGTATCTGGTATTATTAGCGCAAACAGAAATAATAATAAAGGGATAAAAGGTATTACAGAGAATGTAAAAATTATGCCTTTGAATATTTCTCCTTCGGGTGATGAAAATGACAAGGATATTGCCATGGCAATACGATATGCTGTTGATAATGGAGCGAAAATAATTAATATGTCTTTTGGAAAAGAGTTCTCAATGCATAAAGATTGGGTATCAGATGCGTTTAAATATGCTGAAGACCACAATGTTCTTCTTGTACATAGTGCCGGAAATAGCAGCCAAAATGTAGATGAAAACAAAAGTTTTCCTAATGACCTCAATTATGATGATTCTAAAGAAATATTTGACAACTTCATTAATGTGGGATCTACAACTCAAAAATTAGATAAAACATTTGTGTCTGATTTTTCTAATTACGGTAAACAAAACGTAGATTTATTTGCTCCTGGGGATGAAATTTACACCACAGGTGCGGGTAATATATACAAAACAGAATCCGGCACTTCTTTTTCGGCTCCAATGGTTGTAGGAACCGCTGCACTAATCTGGTCTTATTACCCTAAACTTACCGTAAAAGAGGTTAAACAAATTATTTTGGATTCAGGGACATCATATAATATGGAAGTTATTATTCCAGGAACGACCGATAAAAAAATTGCATTCTCTGAATTATCTAAATCAGGAAAAGTTTTAAATGTATATAATGCTATGCAACTCGCAGAGAAAGTAATTAAACTTAAAAAGTAATGGTCAATTATAAAATTGAACCTTTTTCGCAATATATTTTAAGAACACCTTTATTTCCAATAACATTCTATAGCGATCTGACAGACAATTATTCTGAAGAAAAATTGTTGCATCAATTGCAAAATAAATACGTTCGGGAAGCTATTAGCTTAGCTTCTCCGGAATTACTTGCTGCTTTAGATAAATGGAAATTGGATCCGATAAAAATATCTGATAAAAAGAAACACAACTTAGAACTCAGCTTCCTTAAATATTTAGCCCGAATGTCCGCACGTTGCACTCCTTTTGGCTTATTTAGTGGTTGTGGTGTGGGCAAAATAACTTCTCAAACTCATATTGTACTTGAAGATCCGGAAATGTATTCTCGACATACTCAATTTGATATGCAATTTTGGGTCGCTTTGTTACAAGATTTTGCAAACAAAAAAGAGGTTATTCCTTATCTTAAATATTTTCCAAATAATTCAATTTACGCTTTGGGTGATTTTTATAGATATGTTGAATATAAATATGTAGAAACAAAAAGAGAGCATAATTTATCAGCAATTAGAAAGTCTGATTTATTGAATTTGATTTTAACGAAAAGTAAATCAGGATTAACTATTTATGAAATGTCCGTTATGTTGGCTGATGACGATTCAGAATTAGATGATGCTTTAGAATATATAACTCACCTTATTGATTTTCAGTTTTTAGTAAGTGAACTCGATGCTACCGTAACCGAAAAAAATGAATGGGAAAGAGTTTTTACTATTCTAAATCAAATTCCAGGTTTAAGTTCAACATCTGCACTTTTACAAAAAATAAAAGAACAGCTTTCAGACTTAGATTCTAACCTTACTCCTTCTCTAAAAAAACAGCAACTAATTCTAAAAGAGATTAATAAATTAGAAGTTAAGTATCATGATAAGTATCTTTTTCAAACCGATTTGTACACATTTACAACTGAAAATGAATTAAATAATGTTATATCTAAAAAAGTGCTTCAGGCTATTCGTTTTTTAAATGGCATTCAAAAACCCAATAAACTTGATAATCAGGTTCGTTTTATTAAGGCTTTTAATAAAAGATA contains:
- a CDS encoding S8 family peptidase; translated protein: MKTFYLFSFLIIIFIGCKSANQPNTVLESSPVTEANDAWYQKDFHQDNVPGISLDKWYFQNKKKAKNKNIIVAVIDTQIDLNHEDLQGIIWKNLKEIPDNGIDDDHNGYIDDCNGWSFTGTKSGAYVVWNQYEYVRIVQEWGKLFKDKNESQIDPKDLYKYKEYQRALKTFEQKNKYYTNWLKSLRHAVSIYPVVKDTLKYFFPKENYTYKQLDSMYKKYKINDKKYRQMRDDNDKDLGALIYYMMVCLEVDEKTYDEVKDRETQLDSVVNKNLNVNYNERLSIGDNPSVLETGYGNNKVCNTVKGIRTIQDHNTMVSGIISANRNNNKGIKGITENVKIMPLNISPSGDENDKDIAMAIRYAVDNGAKIINMSFGKEFSMHKDWVSDAFKYAEDHNVLLVHSAGNSSQNVDENKSFPNDLNYDDSKEIFDNFINVGSTTQKLDKTFVSDFSNYGKQNVDLFAPGDEIYTTGAGNIYKTESGTSFSAPMVVGTAALIWSYYPKLTVKEVKQIILDSGTSYNMEVIIPGTTDKKIAFSELSKSGKVLNVYNAMQLAEKVIKLKK